A region of the Desulfovibrio sp. Huiquan2017 genome:
GTCGTTGAAATAGGAAAAGAAGGACTGGATCGAAGTCGGTTTGCCGATGGCCCCTTCGCTCACGAGCCGCCCGGTTTCCACCCATTGCGGATGGAAACGGTACATGAACGCCTCCATGACCTTGATGTCGGGGTGCATGGCCGCGGCATTGATCAGCCGGTTGACCTCGGCAGCGTTCAGCCCCAGAGGCTTTTCGCACAGCACGTGCTTGTCCCGGGCCATGGCCTTGAGGGTCCATTCCACATGCAGGTGGTTGGGCAGGGGGATGTAGACCGCGTCGATGTCCGGGTCGGACAACAGTTTGTCATAGCTGTCGTAGGCCTTGGGAATGTTCAGTTCCTCGGCGGCCCGGCGGGCGGCCTCCCCGTTGCGGGAACAGATGGCCGCGACCTCGCAGCGCTTGGCCCGCTGCATGCCGGGAATGACTTTGGTGCGGCCGATCTTGGCCGTGGACAGTACGCCGATACGGATGGCTTTCATGGGCTCCCCCAGGGTTGACGGTGATTGCCGCCTCCCAGTATAATCGGAACCCGCCACCACGCAAGCGCGGATATCCTGCGCAATACAGCCAACAACAATCGGAGAGAGCATGACCGCATTCGCCAACGCGACCATTACCAAAAAAGCCAATATCTATTACGAGGGCAAGGTAACCAGCCGGACCATCACCCTGAGCGACGGCAGTGTCGTCACGCTCGGCATCATGCTGCCCGGCGAATACGAGTTCGGCACCGAGAAGCCCGAGTTCATGGAAATCACCTCGGGCGAGGTGTCCGTTCAGTTGCCCGGCCTGGACGACTGGGTGGCCATGACCGGCGGGCAGAGCTTCAACGTGCCCGGCGAGGCCAAGTTCCGCCTCAAGGTCAGCACCGTAACCGACTACTGTTGCTCCTATCTGGACTAGGAGGCGAGCATGTCCGACCAAGGCAGGAGAATCGAATTCAACGGCAAGGGCCCCTATCTGTTCCCAATCCTGGCCGGTCCGCCCGAGGCCACGTTGCTGGAGGACCATGCGGTCTGCCTGTTCCGCTTCGAGGGATTGTATCTGCCCGTGGCCCTGTCCGCCTGCGGCCCCATGGCCGGGGCCCTGACCGAGATGTCCCGGGCGGACGCGGGTGCGGAGGGCGAGGGCATGATTCCCCTGGACTTCGATCTGGGAGAAACCCTGGAGCTGCCGCTGCTGACCGGCGTGGCCGGAACCAGCAGCCAGCACGACGACGTGGTTTGCATCGACGTGTTTTTCGGCGAGACCCCGGCACGGTTGCGCCTGTCCGTTCCCGCCGCCGCGGTTGTCGGCCAGATCCTTTCGCAGGTCGCCGTCTAGGCGGCCCGGCGGGGCGGTCCGCAACCGTCTTTCCTCCCCCCCCGCCGGCTCCCCGCATCCCCCTTTCCGGGGATCGGTTTTTGTTACACCCTGTTGACAAAACAGCGCTTCTATGGTCTGCTCCCGCGTGTATCGCAAACGTTTGCGGCAACGTTTGCGCTGCCGCTTGGGAGGACCGTGCGTCTTGGGAAGGACGTCCTCCCGAGTGATCGCAACCAGGGGAAGGCATGTTTTTCGAGGACACACCACACAGGCGGCTGAACCAGCTCACCGGCGAATGGGTGCTGGTTTCGCCCCATCGCACCAAACGGCCATGGCAGGGCCAGCGGGAGGCGCCCGACCGGGCGGCTTTGCCTGCGTATGACAAGCACTGCTACCTCTGTCCCGGTAATGACCGGGCGGGCGGAGCGGTCAACCCGGACTATGCCGACACCTTTGTCTTTACCAACGACTTCGCGGCGCTGCTGCCCGAGCCCCCGGCGCAGGGGCTGGCTCCCCAGATGGACGGGCTGTTGGTGGCCGAACCCGAGACCGGCACCTGCCG
Encoded here:
- a CDS encoding pyrimidine/purine nucleoside phosphorylase, which produces MTAFANATITKKANIYYEGKVTSRTITLSDGSVVTLGIMLPGEYEFGTEKPEFMEITSGEVSVQLPGLDDWVAMTGGQSFNVPGEAKFRLKVSTVTDYCCSYLD